Below is a genomic region from Deinococcus koreensis.
GCGCGATGGGCAGCACGGTCAGCAGCGTGATCGCTCCCTGCCCCCGGAAGCGCGTGCGGGTCATGGCGAAGGCCAGCAGCGTGCCCAGCACGAGCGCGATGGCGGTCGCGCCCAGCGCCACGCGCACGCTCAGCCACAGCGCGGCCCACATGTCCTGGCGGGCGAAGGCCACCGCGAACCATTTCGTGGTCAGGCCCGGCGGCGGGAAGGCGTAGGTGCGGTCTTCGGTGGTGAAGGCGTACAGCGCGATCAGGGCCAGCGGGAAGTGCAGGAACAGCAGGCCGGCGCCGGCCGCGAGGCGCAGGGGCCAGGAGGAAGAGGAGGTCATGGGCGGGGCCTTGGGGTGGACGGTGGCGCCGTGTGCGACCCCTCTGCTTCGCAGCTCTGCGAGTCCGGCGCTCCGCGCCACCTCCCCTTACAAGGGAGGCAAGGAAAAGCCCGAGTGGCACGTCCTTCTTGGCTCCCTTTTGAGGGGAGCTGTTCGCGGAGCGGACTAGCTGGTACAGCTGCGAAGCAGGGGGGTTTCTTTTGCCTACAGCGCATCGAACGCCCCCAGTCTCCGCGCCAGACTCAGGTACAGCGTCACGATCACGATGGGCACCACCGAGAACGCCGCCGCCAGCGGGAGGTTGTTCGCCGCCCCCTGCTGCGTGTACACCATCTGCCCGATGAAGAAGCCCGGCGCCCCGACCACGGACGGGATGATGTAGTCCCCCAGCGTGAGGCTGAAGGTGAAGATGCTGCCCGCTGCCAGCCCCGGCAGCGCCAGCGGCAGCAGCACGCGGCGGAAGGTCTGGGCTGGGCGTGCCCCGAGGTCGGCACTCGCCTGGAGCAGACTGGCGGGCACCCGCTCCAGCGCGGCCTGCAGGGGCAGGATCATGTACGGCAGCCACACGTACACGAACACCAGGAACATCCCCAGCGAGGAGTTCGCCAGACTCGTGCCGCCGATGCCGGGTGTGGCGAGCAGCGCGTCCAGGGCGCCGCCCAGCCCGAGCCGGTTGGCGAAGTAGCGGATCACGCCCTCCTGCGCCAGGATCAGCCGCCACGCATACACGCGCACGAGGTAACTGGCCCACAGCGGCAGCGTGACCAGCAGCAGCAGCGTGGCCTTGCGCGG
It encodes:
- a CDS encoding ABC transporter permease — protein: MSAPPSALGAGRPVRSGRRTPRWPLLLLIPPLLWLGVLYLGSLLGLLSYSFRSVDDFTGQVLPGSTLASFQALFVPSNLDIIRRTLVMSVAVTVACALIAFPVALLIARSRGPRKATLLLLVTLPLWASYLVRVYAWRLILAQEGVIRYFANRLGLGGALDALLATPGIGGTSLANSSLGMFLVFVYVWLPYMILPLQAALERVPASLLQASADLGARPAQTFRRVLLPLALPGLAAGSIFTFSLTLGDYIIPSVVGAPGFFIGQMVYTQQGAANNLPLAAAFSVVPIVIVTLYLSLARRLGAFDAL